The following proteins come from a genomic window of Lolium rigidum isolate FL_2022 chromosome 5, APGP_CSIRO_Lrig_0.1, whole genome shotgun sequence:
- the LOC124654874 gene encoding AP-5 complex subunit mu-like gives MSGGGCSVRAVWILTPHDTVAFSRRFAVVEKRWRVAWEAEGKGKGAEMPLPEDYEVAAAFANRRRREGTARGSGIRTSVSSVGSDSWVDDPIARHIISLQINKEEGCGFMLWPVVLQKRGGYYVLVLPLVDPQSFRAFESLLKRPDCGSSAKENGNLSSILLNLPCITGAFMVANVIGDIITGDVAEPEVIVSSGPSVGGLLDSLTGSIGISARPKPITAPVAAQVASVSSPVGAAQSDSLKGGIRTFDKDLLRNFIIGAMPFGTPQDLNYGNVTSVRTTGFSADPLPTDQKQPAWKPYLYKGRQRTLFSSLETINAALYDRDDVPDFLSVSGQVTCRAELEGLPDVSLPLTGLKAARVEVSSFHHCVQASEPSGDKQSLIFQPPIGNFVLMHYQAPCNNDPPVKGFYQLSMVSENEGAFLFKLRLMEAYKSPFLMEFCTVTMPFPRRRVASYDGNPSVGMVSMTEHSIEWRIVSSGRGLSGRSIEATFSGTVRFHSKTTQRVNSLFQSVSTTAYTEDSDCEQDNTKNSSNLDDYLMEKMNKDLPAVDLEEPLSWHAYNYAKVSFKIVGGTLSGLIIDPRSVTIYPSVKAPVEYSMQASSGDYILWNTLGKCPTTALPKES, from the exons ATGTCCGGCGGAGGTTGCAGCGTCCGCGCAGTCTGGATCCTCACGCCGCACGACACGGTCGCGTTCTCCAG GCGGTTTGCGGTGGTGGAGAAGCGTTGGCGGGTCGCGTGGGAGGctgaggggaaggggaagggcgcGGAGATGCCGCTGCCGGAGGACTACGAGGTCGCCGCCGCCTTTGCCAACCGCCGGAGAAG GGAAGGCACGGCACGCGGTTCTGGTATCCGCACAAGCGTATCATCTGTGGGATCCGATTCTTGGGTCGATGATCCAATTGCTCGCCACATTATATCCCTTCAGATCAACAAAGAGGAAGGGTGTGGTTTTATGCTGTGGCCGGTGGTTCTTCAGAAACGTGGAGGTTATTATGTCCTTGTGCTGCCTCTGGTGGATCCACAGTCGTTTAGAGCGTTCGAAAGCTTATTGAAAAGACCTGATTGCGGGAGTTCAGCCAAGGAGAATGGCAATCTTTCTTCCATTCTGCTCAATCTTCCGTGCATAACAGG GGCTTTTATGGTTGCAAATGTTATTGGGGACATAATTACTGGTGATGTTGCTGAACCGGAGGTGATTGTTAGTTCGGGCCCCTCTGTTGGTGGACTTTTAGATTCATTGACTGGAAGTATAGGTATTTCAGCCCGACCAAAACCTATCACTGCACCTGTTGCAGCCCAAGTTGCATCAGTTTCCTCGCCCGTAGGTGCTGCTCAGTCAGACTCTCTAAAAGGTGGCATAAGaacgtttgacaaagatttactcCGGAACTTCATTATAGGTGCTATGCCTTTTG GCACGCCTCAGGATCTTAATTATGGCAATGTTACTTCAGTTAGAACAACAGGATTTTCAGCTGATCCTCTTCCGACAGACCAGAAGCAACCTGCCTGGAAGCCTTACCTATACAAAGGCAGGCAAAGGACTCTCTTCTCTAGCTTGGAGACTATAAATGCTGCACTCTATGACCGTGATGATGTGCCAGATTTCCTTTCTGTTTCCGGACAAGTGACCTGTAGGGCTGAACTGGAAGGGTTGCCAGATGTTTCTTTGCCACTGACTGGGTTAAAAGCTGCTCGTGTGGAGGTATCATCGTTCCATCACTGTGTTCAAGCTTCAGAGCCCAGTGGTGATAAGCAATCTCTCATATTTCAACCACCAATAGGAAATTTTGTTTTGATGCACTATCAAGCTCCATGCAACAACGATCCACCTGTTAAAGGATTCTACCAGTTGTCTATGGTATCTGAGAACGAAGGTGCTTTTCTATTTAAGCTAAGATTGATGGAGGCTTACAAGTCTCCGTTTCTTATGGAATTTTGCACGGTGACAATGCCATTTCCTCGAAGAAGAGTTGCATCATATGATGGAAATCCATCAGTTGGGATGGTTTCAATGACAGAACATTCAATCGAGTGGAGAATTGTTTCAAGTGGCAGGGGCCTCAGTGGTAGGAGCATTGAGGCCACCTTTTCTGGTACTGTTAGATTTCATTCTAAAACAACCCAGCGAGTAAATTCATTGTTTCAGTCAGTTTCAACCACAGCATATACTGAAGATAGTGATTGTGAGCAAGATAACACTAAGAATAGTTCTAACTTGGATGACTACCTCATGGAAAAAATGAACAAGGACCTTCCAGCAGTTGACTTGGAGGAGCCATTGTCTTGGCATGCTTATAATTATGCTAAG GTTTCTTTTAAGATAGTTGGTGGCACGTTGTCTGGACTTATAATCGATCCAAGATCT GTAACCATTTACCCTTCTGTTAAAGCTCCAGTAGAATATTCAATGCAG GCCTCTTCTGGAGACTACATATTATGGAATACCTTAGGAAAATGTCCTACCACAGCCTTGCCGAAGGAATCATGA
- the LOC124656117 gene encoding probable protein phosphatase 2C 21, with the protein MGQGHSYLKKFTVKDENDRINYATSTMQGLRSYMEDAHTTILDLDHTGSTSFFGVYDGHGGANVALYCANRFHTELLRDEDYQNNLDGAVRHVFFRMDEQLREYDEWRALARPRRRRFSFNLLNCLRAITCAKVWFPPIVLLGHSTLAVITCHIPRIKGIPYSEGSTASVALIRGNQIIVGSVGDSRCVLSRNGQAIDLSTDHKPNLPDERRRIQNAGGRVTRDTRRVWCAGQERVQLGSYRVNGLLAMSRSIGDFILKSNGLSATEQMVTCNPDVRTVDITDDTEFLLIASDGIWDILSSQGAVDFVHQKLASGTTDLRTICEGLLSHCFRSRDNSTVILVQFKPAARIPLAPPASAAPVVNPSATETSSAANPEASAEAKADSGREIEELEGPLLPLSTLPSSSQLL; encoded by the exons ATGGGTCAAGGCCATTCTTATCTAAAGAAGTTCACTGTCAAAGACGAGAATGACAGAATTAACTATGCCACATCAACTATGCAAGGATTGCGCTCGTACATGGAAGATGCT CATACAACTATCCTAGATCTAGATCATACCGGGTCCACATCATTCTTTGGTGTTTATGATGGCCATGGAG GAGCTAATGTTGCACTGTATTGTGCGAACCGATTTCATACTGAGCTTCTACGAGATGAAGATTACCAGAACAATCTGGATGGTGCAGTGCGGCACGTGTTCTTCAG AATGGATGAGCAGCTGAGAGAATATGATGAATGGAGAGCGTTAGCtagaccccgccgccgccgttttaGTTTCAATTTGCTAAATTGTCTCAGGGCTATTACTTGTGCTAAGGTTTGGTTTCCTCCAA TTGTTCTCCTTGGTCATTCCACCTTGGCTGTTATCACTTGTCATATTCCCAGAATCAAG GGAATCCCTTACTCTGAAGGAAGCACAGCCTCTGTGGCTCTCATTAGAGGAAACCAAATCATTGTTGGAAGTGTTGGTGATTCTCGCTGTGTACTCTCAAGGAATGGTCAG GCAATAGATTTATCCACCGATCACAAACCAAACCTTCCGGATGAACGTCGGAGAATTCAAAATGCTGGAGGACGAGTAACCAGGGATACGCGACGTGTTTGGTGTGCAGGACAGGAAAGAGTACAGTTGGGCAGCTATCGTGTTAATGGGCTCCTAGCCATGTCTAGATCTATTG GTGATTTTATCTTGAAATCGAACGGTTTGTCTGCTACAGAACAGATGGTGACATGTAATCCTGATGTTCGCACT GTGGACATAACTGATGATACTGAGTTTCTTCTTATAGCAAGTGATGGCATCTG GGATATCTTGTCAAGTCAGGGCgcggtggattttgtacaccagaAGTTAGCAAGC GGGACAACAGATCTGCGTACCATTTGTGAGGGGCTTCTTAGCCATTGCTTCAGGTCGAGGGACAACTCAACCGTGATACTGGTTCAGTTCAAGCCTGCCGCCAGGATTCCTCTTGCTCCTCCGGCCAGCGCCGCGCCAGTGGTTAACCCAAGTGCCACTGAAACTTCCAGTGCCGCCAATCCTGAAGCTAGTGCTGAAGCCAAGGCTGACTCCGGCAGAGAGATCGAGGAACTTGAAGGACCGCTCCTGCCTCTGTCAACATTACCTAGCTCCTCGCAGTTGTTGTGA